A stretch of Desulfitobacterium dichloroeliminans LMG P-21439 DNA encodes these proteins:
- a CDS encoding Fic family protein produces MELKIFTEMLRDKNALNFNKLKYKYGEENLTGYLATLSESFYYKIQLCDFKGMPIVLLPAKINLTTQLSRSIAISYSGEKYGIQAMEDEIISTLSIEQIDSSRESVRKILNGGAPETSNENKAYGIKRGLDFIADSTNKITEENLYQLYKLAVGDFLNDEDRLMQEQKYRHDAVYVVGQDIEHQGLKHQLLPEYIADLIDYMQKDDGLDQIVKSIVIHYYFAYLHPYFDGNGRMARLMQLWYLVQKGYTSALFIPFSAYINESRSTYYKAFTSIMNNYKVSQIIDVTPFVDYFIDYVIIKLLKRAEPTDSLLKFDGLLQSGEITAKEKDLFHYVLSAYGAQEFSTKQLEKDFKSAAYATIRNFVLKLENKGLLSSQRYGNRVRYRLK; encoded by the coding sequence ATGGAATTGAAAATCTTTACTGAGATGCTTAGAGATAAAAATGCCTTAAACTTTAATAAACTAAAGTACAAATATGGAGAAGAAAATTTAACTGGATATTTAGCTACACTAAGTGAGAGCTTTTATTATAAGATCCAATTGTGTGATTTTAAAGGTATGCCAATAGTACTGCTTCCTGCAAAAATCAACCTAACAACTCAGCTTTCAAGGTCTATAGCAATTTCCTATTCGGGTGAAAAGTACGGGATTCAAGCCATGGAGGATGAAATTATTTCAACGCTGTCCATTGAGCAAATTGACTCATCAAGGGAGAGTGTGAGGAAAATCTTAAATGGCGGGGCACCGGAAACAAGTAATGAAAATAAAGCATATGGCATTAAGCGAGGCTTAGATTTTATAGCAGACTCGACAAACAAAATCACAGAGGAAAATTTATATCAGCTCTACAAGCTTGCGGTTGGTGATTTTTTAAACGATGAAGATAGACTAATGCAGGAGCAAAAATATCGGCATGACGCAGTGTATGTAGTAGGGCAGGATATCGAACATCAGGGGCTTAAACATCAGCTGCTTCCGGAGTATATAGCAGATTTGATTGACTATATGCAGAAGGATGACGGGTTGGACCAAATTGTTAAATCCATTGTAATTCACTATTACTTTGCCTATCTGCATCCATATTTCGATGGCAATGGGAGAATGGCACGGCTCATGCAGCTTTGGTATTTGGTACAAAAGGGCTATACTTCTGCGCTGTTCATTCCGTTTTCTGCCTATATTAATGAAAGTAGGAGTACGTATTATAAAGCGTTTACATCAATAATGAATAATTATAAGGTTTCCCAGATTATAGATGTAACACCGTTTGTGGACTATTTTATCGACTATGTGATTATAAAGCTTCTGAAAAGAGCTGAACCAACGGATTCACTTCTGAAATTTGATGGGCTGCTTCAAAGTGGAGAGATTACAGCTAAGGAAAAGGATTTATTTCATTATGTACTATCTGCCTATGGTGCTCAGGAATTTTCCACAAAGCAGCTTGAAAAGGATTTTAAAAGCGCAGCCTATGCCACGATCAGGAATTTTGTTCTTAAACTTGAGAACAAAGGGCTGCTATCTTCACAGCGGTATGGCAATAGGGTGCGTTATAGGTTGAAATAA
- a CDS encoding cell wall-binding repeat-containing protein: MKYKSIMPTHKAKQSALAWVLSVCFLLTQIFSAPPVWGATVDPSTNAFNTARLAGGDRYETAIAVAQKGWEESEYAVVARGDEFPDALSAGPLAYAYDAPILLTAPNALNEATLQELKRLGSKKVFLVGGEAAISQTVADKIVNSGMEIERIMGGSRYDTAVAVAKKLGAKSEVILATGSDFPDTLSISALAAKLGIPILLSGKDELPKSVQAYLEENAVTKTYILGGTGVISSAIEKSVPHPVRIEGKDRYGTNIAVMEHFAAELDYSNVYVAQGNNFPDALAGAVLAAKKSAPLVLAGKTLSDSTTAHLTSSLELDTKVIGLGGKQVVAVDILAGIVNSKAQIKVSEKYSLAGTYGPESGTATIAGDVIISSRDITLRDTIIEGDLLLAGSIGDGNVELNNVTVQGKTIVNGGGPNSIILINFNGQSITVDVPEGSNVRLVAQGSTSVASLSMESNGQLQESNLTGAGFTNVVIPAGAQVTLSGTFDQVNIQSAGAQVNVQQGSINTMTIAQSATNAVVNLASEVMVTTLNAEAAASVTGQGQITNANIKTDGVSIEQKPQNVTVSEGVKDASVGGAKVDATTPPPAPPAPAAGGGGGFGGGGGGDNTPSTTPVSGISVTGDATVGQTLTANPTPASATVTYQWMRCDTVNGTYTNIIGATSKTYTLTNEDLSKFIKVTATGTGSYTGTQTSAAAQVAKIVTTADELKSAVADPSVNLIKLGADLTLDSTLVVDRAVTIDGRGFSVNQAVNIAADNVTIKNLTGTVVDRETHQLSGVGSAMAFFVNANNVTLDNIKVDGNSITPSIAVIGWKGAQYTVANSDFANVLTGVFAHLGNTESAFQNKLTATGNTFTNVWAGIGGTQKTDLTATGNTFASIQAGGEGIGLGSGVMVIGSTTPGESAADVSYLESNNTFSYGEGNKVKDYRLAAVTSKEELETALANVNTTIINISGTIGAADNYTAYEITKSVKITGLPEAKVYGSFIIKTDGVVINGLTMYTRGGGNGPLKAAIDVIAKNVTITNNIFELPNPAALASSGGVGNGVTIWPNGLASTTEANYNISGNTFVGYSADTANWSSTGLQIAEGLDLKRFNMGGTVSAVVDLGAAEEILATGNTYTGCTNNYVHSNWTGGVVEYKYYFASNKEQLSSLEYMGDGGTMLLAAGVYELSEQLKITKPLAIVGAGGVIITVADPFNGGTQNSDKHLISINSVRGLVKLENMVIQSSTRSGINVFESDNVALKNISSINNAGAGLVVNNSIVVADGLNTSGNAWGYGINVDNGSNPSLGAPATRFTLNSGIIAEAKQIVSDAGNVEIVAPPNYSVFTKDASKVFGANITSWYGDENKYLDTSIYFDFDIVNVSDIDSIKFSLYNNNELLGTRFSNGDNLVNLLKDCAQYWEKSADTYTEVKGKRTMSAAFSTRTEESNNSYWISSACTATNASVPNQLVVEVVFDNVTYMATYSR, encoded by the coding sequence ATGAAATATAAGTCAATAATGCCGACCCATAAAGCGAAGCAAAGTGCTTTGGCATGGGTGCTAAGCGTTTGTTTTCTTTTAACTCAAATCTTCTCAGCACCGCCTGTATGGGGTGCCACAGTTGACCCATCCACCAATGCTTTTAACACAGCGCGTCTTGCTGGTGGAGACAGATATGAAACGGCCATCGCGGTTGCCCAAAAGGGGTGGGAAGAATCCGAGTATGCCGTTGTGGCTAGAGGGGATGAGTTCCCAGATGCCCTCAGTGCTGGTCCCTTAGCCTACGCTTATGATGCTCCTATTCTACTGACTGCTCCTAATGCGCTTAATGAAGCTACCTTACAAGAGTTGAAGCGCTTAGGAAGTAAAAAGGTCTTCCTTGTCGGTGGAGAAGCTGCCATTTCTCAAACGGTAGCCGATAAAATTGTTAATTCCGGCATGGAGATCGAACGAATTATGGGAGGTTCCCGCTACGATACAGCTGTCGCTGTGGCCAAAAAACTTGGTGCGAAGAGCGAGGTTATCTTGGCTACAGGTAGCGACTTTCCCGATACTCTCTCTATTTCAGCTCTAGCTGCCAAACTCGGTATCCCCATTCTCCTTAGCGGGAAGGATGAATTGCCGAAGAGTGTGCAAGCTTATTTGGAAGAAAATGCAGTCACCAAGACCTATATTCTTGGCGGAACTGGAGTCATCAGCTCCGCTATCGAGAAATCCGTTCCTCATCCTGTACGTATCGAGGGAAAGGACCGCTATGGTACCAATATCGCGGTCATGGAGCATTTTGCCGCTGAACTGGATTATAGTAATGTCTATGTTGCCCAGGGCAATAATTTTCCAGATGCGCTAGCGGGAGCAGTCTTAGCAGCTAAGAAATCGGCGCCCCTCGTCTTAGCCGGTAAGACGCTATCGGACAGTACCACTGCCCATCTTACCTCTAGTCTTGAACTGGATACTAAGGTTATCGGACTTGGCGGCAAGCAAGTTGTGGCAGTCGACATCCTAGCCGGGATTGTCAACAGTAAGGCACAGATCAAGGTAAGTGAAAAATACAGTCTCGCAGGAACTTACGGACCGGAAAGCGGAACCGCCACGATCGCAGGAGATGTAATCATCAGTAGTCGCGACATTACCCTGCGAGACACGATTATCGAAGGAGATCTTTTACTGGCCGGTAGTATTGGTGATGGCAATGTGGAATTAAATAATGTCACGGTCCAAGGGAAAACCATTGTCAACGGTGGTGGACCGAATAGTATTATCTTAATAAATTTTAATGGTCAAAGCATAACTGTTGATGTACCCGAAGGAAGCAACGTCCGCTTAGTTGCTCAGGGGAGCACGAGTGTAGCAAGTCTTTCCATGGAATCAAACGGTCAGCTTCAGGAATCAAATCTTACCGGAGCCGGTTTCACGAATGTGGTGATCCCAGCCGGCGCTCAAGTGACTTTAAGCGGAACCTTTGACCAAGTCAATATACAAAGTGCGGGAGCCCAAGTCAATGTGCAGCAAGGTAGTATTAATACAATGACTATTGCCCAATCGGCGACGAATGCTGTTGTGAACTTAGCAAGCGAAGTCATGGTAACAACATTAAATGCCGAAGCAGCAGCCAGCGTCACTGGTCAGGGTCAAATAACCAACGCTAACATTAAGACAGATGGAGTGTCCATCGAGCAAAAACCACAGAATGTGACTGTTTCTGAAGGGGTTAAGGATGCCAGCGTAGGCGGTGCGAAGGTCGATGCTACAACGCCACCTCCAGCACCTCCGGCACCGGCAGCAGGTGGCGGCGGAGGCTTTGGTGGTGGAGGCGGCGGTGATAATACCCCGAGCACCACCCCAGTAAGCGGTATTAGTGTTACCGGTGATGCTACTGTTGGACAGACACTAACAGCAAATCCGACACCAGCAAGTGCGACGGTAACGTATCAGTGGATGAGATGCGATACAGTAAACGGCACGTATACAAACATTATCGGAGCAACAAGCAAAACGTATACCCTAACAAATGAGGATCTGTCCAAGTTTATCAAAGTTACTGCTACAGGAACTGGTAGCTATACGGGGACACAAACAAGTGCAGCGGCTCAGGTTGCCAAGATAGTCACAACAGCAGATGAACTAAAGTCAGCAGTAGCAGACCCAAGTGTAAATCTAATCAAATTAGGAGCAGATCTTACATTAGATAGTACGTTAGTTGTGGACAGAGCAGTTACAATTGACGGAAGGGGATTTTCTGTTAATCAGGCTGTTAATATTGCAGCAGACAATGTGACGATAAAGAATCTTACCGGCACGGTAGTGGATCGAGAAACACATCAATTAAGCGGTGTTGGGAGTGCAATGGCATTCTTTGTAAATGCGAACAATGTTACGTTGGATAACATAAAGGTAGATGGGAACTCAATTACTCCTTCAATTGCTGTCATTGGCTGGAAGGGTGCACAATACACAGTTGCGAATTCTGATTTTGCCAATGTATTGACAGGGGTATTTGCCCATCTTGGCAACACTGAATCAGCTTTTCAAAATAAGTTAACAGCTACTGGCAACACCTTTACAAATGTATGGGCCGGTATTGGTGGTACGCAAAAAACTGATCTAACCGCAACAGGTAACACATTTGCTTCTATTCAAGCGGGCGGAGAAGGTATTGGGCTAGGCAGTGGTGTCATGGTTATCGGCTCAACAACTCCAGGTGAAAGCGCTGCGGATGTTAGTTATCTGGAATCCAATAATACATTCAGTTATGGGGAAGGAAATAAAGTCAAGGATTATCGGCTAGCGGCTGTAACATCAAAAGAAGAGTTAGAAACAGCATTAGCCAATGTTAATACTACGATAATTAATATAAGCGGCACGATTGGAGCTGCCGACAATTATACCGCATACGAAATAACCAAATCAGTTAAGATCACTGGTCTACCGGAAGCAAAGGTTTACGGATCATTTATCATCAAAACTGACGGAGTCGTGATTAATGGATTAACTATGTACACTCGCGGTGGTGGCAATGGACCGTTAAAAGCAGCCATTGACGTTATTGCGAAGAATGTAACTATTACAAATAATATTTTTGAATTACCTAATCCAGCTGCCTTAGCATCAAGCGGTGGGGTAGGGAATGGCGTGACTATATGGCCTAATGGACTCGCAAGTACCACGGAAGCTAATTATAATATCAGTGGTAACACTTTTGTGGGATACAGCGCTGATACAGCAAATTGGTCATCTACAGGCTTACAAATCGCTGAAGGACTGGACTTGAAGAGATTTAACATGGGCGGTACTGTGTCTGCTGTGGTAGATCTTGGTGCGGCAGAAGAAATTTTAGCGACAGGTAATACTTATACTGGATGTACTAACAATTATGTCCACAGTAATTGGACTGGCGGAGTGGTGGAATACAAATATTACTTCGCTTCAAATAAAGAGCAACTAAGCAGTCTGGAATATATGGGAGACGGCGGGACAATGCTGTTGGCGGCTGGAGTGTATGAACTATCCGAACAACTGAAAATTACCAAACCGTTAGCTATTGTTGGCGCTGGGGGAGTGATAATTACAGTTGCTGACCCCTTCAATGGGGGAACTCAAAACTCAGATAAGCATTTGATTTCAATTAATAGTGTCCGGGGCCTCGTTAAGCTGGAAAATATGGTGATTCAAAGTTCTACACGATCAGGGATTAATGTCTTTGAATCGGACAATGTGGCATTGAAAAATATTTCTTCTATTAACAACGCGGGAGCTGGCTTGGTCGTAAATAACTCGATAGTTGTCGCTGATGGTTTAAATACAAGTGGCAATGCCTGGGGATATGGAATTAATGTTGACAACGGCTCTAATCCCAGTTTAGGCGCCCCAGCAACAAGATTTACGCTCAATAGCGGAATAATAGCTGAAGCGAAGCAAATTGTCTCAGATGCTGGTAATGTGGAAATAGTAGCACCACCAAATTATTCAGTATTTACTAAAGATGCAAGTAAGGTGTTCGGAGCGAACATCACCAGTTGGTATGGTGATGAGAATAAATACTTGGATACATCGATATACTTTGATTTCGATATCGTGAATGTTTCGGATATTGATTCGATTAAATTCTCATTGTATAACAACAATGAATTACTAGGCACGCGATTCTCAAACGGTGACAATCTGGTTAATCTCTTAAAAGATTGTGCCCAATATTGGGAAAAGAGTGCAGATACCTATACGGAAGTTAAGGGTAAAAGAACGATGTCAGCTGCATTTAGCACTAGGACTGAGGAATCTAACAATAGTTATTGGATAAGTTCGGCTTGTACAGCAACCAATGCAAGTGTACCGAATCAATTGGTTGTTGAAGTTGTATTTGATAATGTAACCTATATGGCGACTTATTCAAGATAA
- a CDS encoding IS110 family transposase encodes MKVVYPICCGVDVHKTFLVATIITSQGIIPHYSKKRFSTFNKSILQFKQWLIENNCFDVCMESTGKYWVPIFNLLEDTIRTTVANPKWVRAVKGNKDDTKDSKWIGDLFRLGLVPGSYIPPKPIRILREYTRYRFKLVSCRSSEKNRFQNAFTICNVALDAVVSDMFGKSASSITDYLISSDSFNPEYCSSLLQRSLKKKAVTVVESIEGYQMTKEQKERIVLVRSHLEFIEQSIAKLDKKLDKLIEPYESAITLLCTIPGVDRASAITIISEIGTDMSQFANSKRLCCWAGLTPGNNESAGKKKSVRITRAGVYLKPALVQVAHAAVKSNISPYYRVKYERISKRRGKKRAIIAIARMILTAIYNMFVTGEEFNPSDLYKIDMPHEMVEKQKEKAVKQAAKLLISLGLIKETDISMV; translated from the coding sequence ATGAAAGTTGTTTACCCTATCTGCTGTGGTGTCGATGTGCATAAGACGTTTCTCGTCGCCACAATCATTACTTCACAGGGAATTATCCCTCACTATTCCAAAAAGAGATTCTCTACTTTTAACAAGTCCATTCTCCAATTTAAGCAGTGGCTAATTGAAAATAACTGCTTTGATGTGTGCATGGAATCCACCGGGAAATACTGGGTCCCCATCTTTAACCTTTTGGAAGATACCATTCGTACCACTGTCGCCAATCCCAAATGGGTAAGGGCTGTCAAGGGAAACAAGGATGATACCAAAGATTCCAAATGGATTGGAGACCTTTTTCGTTTAGGCTTAGTTCCAGGAAGTTATATTCCCCCTAAGCCCATTCGCATTCTGCGTGAATACACCCGCTATCGATTCAAACTTGTTTCCTGTAGAAGTAGTGAGAAGAACCGTTTTCAGAACGCTTTCACCATCTGTAATGTAGCCCTTGATGCTGTCGTTTCCGACATGTTTGGCAAATCTGCCTCTTCCATCACGGATTACTTAATTTCATCGGACTCTTTCAACCCGGAATACTGTTCATCCCTTCTCCAAAGGTCTTTGAAGAAAAAAGCAGTTACAGTGGTTGAATCCATTGAAGGGTATCAGATGACCAAGGAGCAAAAGGAACGTATCGTATTGGTTCGTTCTCATCTTGAATTCATCGAACAGTCTATCGCAAAGTTAGATAAAAAGCTGGATAAGCTGATCGAACCGTATGAGAGTGCGATTACTCTTCTTTGTACCATTCCCGGAGTTGACAGAGCTTCTGCTATCACCATCATCTCCGAGATTGGTACTGATATGTCTCAGTTTGCCAACTCCAAGCGGTTATGCTGCTGGGCGGGCTTAACGCCTGGCAACAATGAATCTGCTGGCAAGAAAAAATCGGTTCGAATAACACGTGCTGGTGTCTACCTCAAACCTGCATTGGTACAAGTTGCCCATGCAGCCGTGAAATCGAACATCTCTCCTTACTACAGAGTCAAGTATGAACGCATCAGTAAAAGAAGAGGCAAAAAAAGAGCCATAATCGCTATCGCAAGGATGATACTCACCGCCATCTACAACATGTTTGTTACGGGTGAAGAGTTTAATCCGAGTGATCTGTATAAAATTGATATGCCACATGAAATGGTGGAAAAGCAGAAAGAGAAAGCAGTTAAACAAGCAGCAAAACTTCTGATTTCTCTGGGTCTAATAAAAGAAACTGACATCTCTATGGTTTAA